The Streptomyces rimosus genomic interval GGCCTTCCGCGAGTCCGGACGTACGCTGCCCTCCCGCGTCCCGCCGTGGGACCTGCTGCTCCTGGGCGCCGCGACGTACAAGGCGTCGCGGCTGCTCGCGAAGGACAAGATCACCGCTCTCGTACGGGCGCCGTTCACCCGGCGCAAGGAGACCATCAGCGCCAGCGAGGTCATGGACGAGCCCCGCGGCCACGGCCTGCAGTTGGCCGTCGGCGAACTGCTCGCCTGCCCCTTCTGCCTGGCCACCTGGGTCGGCACCTCGCTGGTCTGCGGTTACGCGGTGGCCCCCCGCGCCACCCGGCTCGTCTCCACCGGCCTGAGCGCCGTCACGATCTCCGACTGGCTGCAGTACGCCTGGAGCGTCACGCAGGAGCGGGCGGAGGGGTGAGGGGTGGGCGCACGGCGCCGGTGAGCGAGGGCCGCGCCCGAGATCCTTACCCGGGCCTGTCGCCCCCGGCCTGCCGCCTCCCGGGACAGCCCCCGCCGCGAACCCCACTGCCGTAAGCGCCGGTTGGGCTATAGAGTCATTACATGTCATGCGTGCGGCAAGCAGTGGAAGGTGACGTCCCGGAGCTGGTGCGCTTGCGGGCGCTGCTGTTCGACACTCTCGGCGGCGACTTCTTCGCGCCGGCGTCCGGTGACGACGGCTGGCGGGACGCGCTCGTCGTGGTGCTGAAGGACCAGCTGGCGTCGGACGCCGTACGCATCCTCGTCGTGGACGGTGACCGCGGCCTCGCCGCCTGCGGCATCGGCACCCTCGAACAGCGGCTGCCCGGCCCGCACCTGCGCAACGGGCGGATCGGCCATGTCATCGGCGTGGTCACCGACCCGGCGTACCGGCGGCGCGGGCACAGTCGCGCCATCATGCGGGGCCTGCTCGACTGGTTCCGGGAGCGGGATGCGGCCCGGGTGGACCTGTACGCGTCCGCCGACGGGGAGCCGCTCTACCGTGACCTCGGCTTCGTCGATCACCCGGACCCGTCGCTGTGCCGACGTCCGTGAGGCCCGGGCCGGGGGCGATGCTCGCTGGGCATCATCGCGCCTGGCGGCGCGTCAGAGAACCGGCGGCTCCAGGGCATATGTGGTGCCGCACGCGCCGCACGCGAAACGGCCGTTGAGGCCGTCGTTGGCGCTCTGGCACTCGGGGCATGTGGCGGAGGTGAAGTACGGCAGGCGTGGTTCGCCCACACCGACGCCGCTGCTCTCCTCCGCTTGGACCTTGTGCTTTTCCGTCATCCGGACGCTCCGCAATTGCATGACCACCTGCCGTCGGGCCCTTGGATGATCTCGGCGCCGCACCGGCTGCAACTCATGATGCCCTCCCCCGTGCCTCCGAAGTCCGCGACTTCCCCAACGAGAGAGTGTGCCTACAAAAACATCACAAAACCCCCTGGGAACGGTTACGCGGAGGCCGTGGACGCGCGGTACCGGCGCACGGCGCCCGTACCGGAGCGTGGGTGGCTTCCAGGGGGCGCAGACATCATTGGAGCGCGCCCCTGTCTGACGCCCCCGCCCCCTGAAGGCACCGGCGGGCCCAGCCGCCTGGCTCGGAGCCCCGAATCCGAAGCCCCGAGCCCCGAACGGCCCGGCCCGCCCCACTTCAGCCGTCAGGCGTCACTTCTCCGATACGGCCACGTCCGTGGAGGTCCCGCCACCCCCGAGCGCATCCGTGTGCTTCGGGAGCAGCATCATGAGCCCCGCTGCCACGACGTAGAACGCGATCTGCCAGGGGAGCACCGAGGCGAACGCGTCCCCGTACGCCGTGAGCGGGGTGGCGCCCGCCGAGGTCGACGTGTCCAGTTCGGCGAAGAACAGGACGCCCAGCACGGCGACCCCGACCGCGTTCCCGATCTGGCCCACCGTGGTGAGCACCCCGCCCGCGGCACCGGCGTCCCGCGCCGGCACCCCGGCGAGGACGACGTTGACCAGGGAGGGCGAGGTCAGCCCCAGCCCGAGACCGCCCACGAACAGCGGCAGCGCCAGCGCCCAGTAGGAGGGCGCGCCTCCGTCCCGTACGACGAGCAGCAGGAGGAATTGCGAGACGGCGAGCACGAGCGAACCCGTGACGAGCAGCAGACGGCCGACGCGGGCGGCGAGTTGGACGCCGATCCCGGATGTCAGCGTCGAGCCGACCGCGTACGGAAGGATGAGCAACCCGGTCTCCAGGGCCGAGCGGCCGGTGCCGAACTGGAGGTAGAGGGAGAGCAGCAGGAAGAACGAGCCGATGGCGCCGAAGAACAGCGTGGAGGCGGCCAGCCCGCTGCTGAAGGCCCGTACCCGCAGCAGCCCCGGATCGAGGACGGGCTGATCGCCGCGGGCGACCAGGCGGCGTTCGCGCCGGAGGAAGAGCGCCATGAATGGGACCGACAGGAAGAGGATCACGTAGCCCCACCAGGGCCAGCCCCACTCGTGACCCTGCACCAGGGGCAGGAGCACGCACACCGCGCCCGCCGCGGCGAGCGCCGCACCGGGCAGGTCGAGCCGGGTGCGGGCGGTCGCGGCGGACTCGGGCAGGAACCGCGTGCCGAGCGCGAGGCCGACGGCCGCGACGGGCACGTTCACCCAGAAGATCGTCCGCCAGCCCAGCCCGAACACGTCCGCCTCGACGAGCAGCCCGCCGGCCAGCGGCCCAGCCACCGAGGCGAGCCCGAGCACCGCCCCGTACGCGCCGAACGCCTTCGCCCGCGCGACCGGCGCGAAGGACGACCGGATGATGCCGAACACCTGCGGGACCATCAGGCCGCCCGCCAGCCCCTGGGCCACGCGGGTCGCGACGAGCACTGCCGGGTTCGGCGCGAGCGCACACGCCGCCGAGGCGATCGCGAACGCGGCCAGACCGATCAGGAAGATGCGCCGCCGGCCGAACTGGTCACCGATCCGGCCGCCGGTGATCAGCCCGGCGCCGAGCGCGAGGGTGTAGCCGGCGACCGTCCATTGCAGCGTCGCCTCACCGGCGCCCAGCCCCTCGGCGATCGCCGGGGCCGCGACCGTGACGATTGTGGCGTCGAGCAGTTCCATGAACGAGGCGATGAGTACGACGACGAGCGCGACCACCGCCGAGCGGCCGGAGACAATGCCCGAATTCGTGCCTGGCGATCCACCCGACGCAGCAGGAACAGGAGAGGGAACAGAAGCAGAAGCAGAACTACATGAGAGATCAGAAGGCTTACCCGAACCTGTCGTCGGGTGTGCCGGAGAGGCGGCAGCCGTGCCGCCGTTCCTGTGGGAAGGAGTGGTCATGCCGACCAGCCTCACAGGAGTAGTGGCCACATAACGGCCGCCTTTCTCGGCAGAATGAGGCCATGGCTGAAACCTCCGCGCGCCTTCTCCTCCTGCTCTCCCTGTTCCAGACCGGACGCGCGTGGCCGGGCGCGGTACTGGCGGAGCGCCTGGAGGTGAGCCCGCGCACCATGCGCCGCGACATCGACCGGCTGCGGGCGCTGGGCTACCCCGTACATGTCACCAAGGGGCCCGGCAGCGCGTACCGCTTGGACGCCGGAGCGAAGGTCCCGCCCCTGCTGTTCGACGACGAGCAGGCCATCGCCGTGGCCGTCGCGCTGCAGACCGCACCCGCCACGGTGGCCGGCCTCGGAGAAGCGGCCGCCCGCGCGCTGGCCACCGTCCGCCAGGTCATGCCGGCGCGCCTACGGCAACAGGTCGACGCCGTACGGGTCACGTCGATCGAGAACGCCTGGGACCTGTCGGCGCCTCCGGTCGACGCCGAGGTGCTGCTCGCCCTCGGTACGGCCGTCCGTAATGACGAGGTGCTGGCTTTCGCGTACGCGGGCGATCCGAGCCCGTCCATCCGGGTGGAACCCCACCACCTCGCCATGTGGTCCGGCCGCTGGTACCTCGTCGCCTGGGATTTGGGGCGCTCCGAGTGGCGCACCTTCCGGGTCGACCGCATCACGCCGTACGCCCCGACCGGGCTGCGCTTCACCCCGCGCGAATTGCCCGGTGCCGATGTCACGGCGTTCGTTTTCGGCCAGTTCGACCGCGGTGACATCCCCGGCCAGTGGCCCTGTCACGGCGAGGTGATCCTCGACGCGCCCGCCCCGGTCGTCGCCCGCTGGGCGCCCGGCGGCGCCGTGGTGGAGGAGGTCGCCCCCGGCCGCTGCCGGCTCGCCCTCGGCGCGTGGTCCTGGGCGGGGCTGGCAGCCCTGATCGGCACCTTCGACTGCGACATCGAAGTGATCGGCCCGCCGGAACTCACGGAGGCGTGCGGGCAGCTCGCCCGCCGGTACGCCGCCGCGGCGGCCGGCCGCCGCAACGCCCCGGCCCAACCGTGAGCGGGCGCGCGGGGCGTTACGTATCTGCCGGTGGCCGCGTCCGCTGCTCAGCACGTACACGCAGCAGCAGCGCGACCCAACTGCGGTACGGCCTCCAGCGGTCGGCGATGGCGGCCAGCCGCCCCACGTCCTCGGAACCGCCCGCGCCGAGACCGTACGCGTTGGCCATGGACGCGTGCAGTCGCCGCTCGTGACGGGGGAAGACGTCCGGATGCCCGGCTCCCCGTATGAGGATGAGTTCGGCGGAGAACGGTCCGACGCCGGGCAGGGCACGCAGCGTCGCCAGCGCGTAGTCCCCGGGCATCGCCCGCAGCCGCGCCGCGTCCAGTTCACCGGCCTCGGCGGCCTCGGCCAGGGCATGCAGTCGCGCGACCTTCTCGTCCGGCAGCCCGGGAATCCGGGTGAGCGAGCGCAGGACCGGGGGAGTGGGGAAGGCATGCAGATCCCGGCCGGCGACCCGGACGCGCTGTCCGTACCGTTCGGCGAGGCGCGCCTTGATCGCGGCGGCCTGGGTCCTGCGCATACGCTGCCCGATGACCGCCCACACGGCGGCTTCGTACGGCGAATGGAAGCACACCGGGCGGAGTCCCGGATACTCCGCCATGAGCCGGGAGACCACGGGATCGCCGACGGCCAGCCCTTGGAAGCCGCTTCCGTCGACATCGAGCGAGAGAATGCGGGCCAGTTGGTCCCGGACGATCAACTGGGCTGGGGCGTCCGGTTGTTCTGGGGCGGCCCGTTGGTCTTCGGCTGCCGGTGGTTTTCCGACGAGCGGTTGGTCTCCGGAGACCGGTCGTTCCCGTACGACCGATGGATCGGGTAGGAAAAGCTGCTCTTGGACGGCCAGGCCACGCCCCGGTCCGGCGGACGCCAAGCCCGCCGGACCGGAGCCCGCACCACCCGGGTACACGGTGAACTCGGCCCGTACGCTCCCCGCGGTGCCGTCCGGCGCCGCCGCCTCCTGCCGTACCGCCGCGGCGACCGTCGTATGGCCGTCGTCCGAGGGGAAGGCCAGGCGAAGCACATCGTCCGGCGCCTTGCGGTAGCGCGCGGGAGTGAAGCTCTCCAGGAACCGCACACTCGCCGCGAGGGAGAAGGGCCCCTGTGGGGCGATGGCGACGGCGCTCACGATCAGCCGCCGTGCGCCGTGATCGCGTAGCCCTCGGGCCCGGCGAAGGTGAACGTACGGCCGAACGGGCTGTCCTGCGGCGGGCTGATGATCGTCACCCCGTCGGCGGCTAGCCGGTCGTGCAGCGCCTGCGCGTCGGCGGTACGGAACCACAGCGCCACTCCCAACCCGGGCCGGGACACGGCGTCGAGGTCGACGCCCGGCAGCGGCTCGCGGACGGCGAAAGCGATCGGTGCGGTGGCGAATACCACCGCACCGGGAGGCGAGGCGGGCGCCCTGCGCATCCCGAGCCGCTCCTCGCAGAAGGCGGCCGCCGCTTCGACATCGCGCACCTGGAGAGCGATGAAGTCGGGGCCGTCCAGGGTGGCGGGGGTGGGCTGGGTCATGAGGTGTCTCTCTTCCTACGTGGCGGTACGCGAAGCCGGAACGTGTCACCGGGGGCCGATGCCGGAGCCCGGCCCCTGCCCTCGACGGGGGCCCGGGCCGGGCGGCTCAAGCCCGGCGCACCCAAAACCCGATGTCAGGCTTTTGACATTCAGCAACGTACGCCCGCGCCGCTCCGTATGTCAAAATGCTGACATGGAAGACCGTAACCCCGTAGCGCCTCCCCACCCCGCCCAGGACGTCACCGAGCACGTGGGCTACCGCCTCAAGCGCTCCGCCGCCGCACTGCGCGGCGCCTTGGACAAGGCCCTGCGCGAGCACGGTCTGACCGTGCCGCAGTACGCCTGTCTCGAACTCCTCGACCAGCAGCCGGGCCTGTCCAACGCCGAACTCGCCCGCGGCGCGTTCGTCACGCGCCAGTCCATGAACGTCGTACTGCGCGGCCTCCAGGAAGCCGGCCTGGTCGCCCGGCCCAGCACCACCGACCACGGCCGCGCCCTGCCCGCCCACCTCACCGACGAAGGCCGCGACCGTCTCGACGCGGCCCGCAACGCCGTCTACGCCATCGAACGGCAGATGATCGAGGCGATCCCGCCGAGGCGCCTGACCACCCTCCTCGCCGACCTCGACCGTATGACGGAGGCCCTGGGAAGCTGACTCACCGACACTCCGTCACCGCCCGAGCGGAAAGAAGGTCTCATGAGTACGCCGATACCCCTCCACGTCCCGGACGAGCTCGCCGTCTCGTACGGCACGACCGAAGCCGGAAGGGCGTGGATCGCCGGCCTGCCCGCACTGGCCGCGGAATTCCTCGACCGCTGGCAACTGAAACGGGACGGCGAGGCCGGCTTCGGCGAGGCGTCCCTCGTCCTGCCCGTACTCCGTACGGACGGCACGCGCGCCGCACTGCGCTTCCAGCAGCCCAGGGAGGAGACCACCGCCGCGCTGATCGGTCTGCGCACCTGGAACGGCGACGGCATCGTGCGGCTCATCGAGCACGACGGGGCGAGCGGCACCATGCTGCTGGAGCGCCTGGACGGGTCCCGCACGCTCGCGTCCGTCGGGGACGACGACACCGCGATGACCATCCTCGCCGGGCTCCTGCGGCGCCTCGTCGCCGTCCCCGCCCCGAAGGAGCTCCGCGGCCTCGGCGACATCGCCGCCGACATGCTGGAGCAGGTGCCCGCGGCGGTGGCGGCCCTGGCCGACCCCGCCGACCGGCAGCGCCTGCGGACCTGGGCCTCGGTGGTGGCCGACCTGGCCGGCGAGCCCGGGGACCGGATGCTGCACTGGGACCTGCACTACGACAACGTGCTGGCCGGGGACCGCGAACCCTGGCTGGCCATCGACCCCGAACCCCTCGCCGGCGACCCCGGCTTCGACCTGTGGCCCGCCCTGGACAGCCG includes:
- a CDS encoding DUF1360 domain-containing protein, with amino-acid sequence MAFNPLPEEGKPGGTADRAGSATDDGHRRCGAGHGDEAYAPGEGIPLRGYAVLAGGYAGATALFALAFRESGRTLPSRVPPWDLLLLGAATYKASRLLAKDKITALVRAPFTRRKETISASEVMDEPRGHGLQLAVGELLACPFCLATWVGTSLVCGYAVAPRATRLVSTGLSAVTISDWLQYAWSVTQERAEG
- a CDS encoding GNAT family N-acetyltransferase; protein product: MSCVRQAVEGDVPELVRLRALLFDTLGGDFFAPASGDDGWRDALVVVLKDQLASDAVRILVVDGDRGLAACGIGTLEQRLPGPHLRNGRIGHVIGVVTDPAYRRRGHSRAIMRGLLDWFRERDAARVDLYASADGEPLYRDLGFVDHPDPSLCRRP
- a CDS encoding MFS transporter gives rise to the protein MVALVVVLIASFMELLDATIVTVAAPAIAEGLGAGEATLQWTVAGYTLALGAGLITGGRIGDQFGRRRIFLIGLAAFAIASAACALAPNPAVLVATRVAQGLAGGLMVPQVFGIIRSSFAPVARAKAFGAYGAVLGLASVAGPLAGGLLVEADVFGLGWRTIFWVNVPVAAVGLALGTRFLPESAATARTRLDLPGAALAAAGAVCVLLPLVQGHEWGWPWWGYVILFLSVPFMALFLRRERRLVARGDQPVLDPGLLRVRAFSSGLAASTLFFGAIGSFFLLLSLYLQFGTGRSALETGLLILPYAVGSTLTSGIGVQLAARVGRLLLVTGSLVLAVSQFLLLLVVRDGGAPSYWALALPLFVGGLGLGLTSPSLVNVVLAGVPARDAGAAGGVLTTVGQIGNAVGVAVLGVLFFAELDTSTSAGATPLTAYGDAFASVLPWQIAFYVVAAGLMMLLPKHTDALGGGGTSTDVAVSEK
- a CDS encoding helix-turn-helix transcriptional regulator, coding for MAETSARLLLLLSLFQTGRAWPGAVLAERLEVSPRTMRRDIDRLRALGYPVHVTKGPGSAYRLDAGAKVPPLLFDDEQAIAVAVALQTAPATVAGLGEAAARALATVRQVMPARLRQQVDAVRVTSIENAWDLSAPPVDAEVLLALGTAVRNDEVLAFAYAGDPSPSIRVEPHHLAMWSGRWYLVAWDLGRSEWRTFRVDRITPYAPTGLRFTPRELPGADVTAFVFGQFDRGDIPGQWPCHGEVILDAPAPVVARWAPGGAVVEEVAPGRCRLALGAWSWAGLAALIGTFDCDIEVIGPPELTEACGQLARRYAAAAAGRRNAPAQP
- a CDS encoding DNA-3-methyladenine glycosylase family protein; its protein translation is MSAVAIAPQGPFSLAASVRFLESFTPARYRKAPDDVLRLAFPSDDGHTTVAAAVRQEAAAPDGTAGSVRAEFTVYPGGAGSGPAGLASAGPGRGLAVQEQLFLPDPSVVRERPVSGDQPLVGKPPAAEDQRAAPEQPDAPAQLIVRDQLARILSLDVDGSGFQGLAVGDPVVSRLMAEYPGLRPVCFHSPYEAAVWAVIGQRMRRTQAAAIKARLAERYGQRVRVAGRDLHAFPTPPVLRSLTRIPGLPDEKVARLHALAEAAEAGELDAARLRAMPGDYALATLRALPGVGPFSAELILIRGAGHPDVFPRHERRLHASMANAYGLGAGGSEDVGRLAAIADRWRPYRSWVALLLRVRAEQRTRPPADT
- a CDS encoding VOC family protein, with amino-acid sequence MTQPTPATLDGPDFIALQVRDVEAAAAFCEERLGMRRAPASPPGAVVFATAPIAFAVREPLPGVDLDAVSRPGLGVALWFRTADAQALHDRLAADGVTIISPPQDSPFGRTFTFAGPEGYAITAHGG
- a CDS encoding MarR family winged helix-turn-helix transcriptional regulator — translated: MEDRNPVAPPHPAQDVTEHVGYRLKRSAAALRGALDKALREHGLTVPQYACLELLDQQPGLSNAELARGAFVTRQSMNVVLRGLQEAGLVARPSTTDHGRALPAHLTDEGRDRLDAARNAVYAIERQMIEAIPPRRLTTLLADLDRMTEALGS
- a CDS encoding aminoglycoside phosphotransferase family protein, with amino-acid sequence MSTPIPLHVPDELAVSYGTTEAGRAWIAGLPALAAEFLDRWQLKRDGEAGFGEASLVLPVLRTDGTRAALRFQQPREETTAALIGLRTWNGDGIVRLIEHDGASGTMLLERLDGSRTLASVGDDDTAMTILAGLLRRLVAVPAPKELRGLGDIAADMLEQVPAAVAALADPADRQRLRTWASVVADLAGEPGDRMLHWDLHYDNVLAGDREPWLAIDPEPLAGDPGFDLWPALDSRWEEVAATGEAHRVVRRRFDLLTDALALDRERAAGWTLGRLLQNSLWDIEDGKTALDASQVVVGEAVVGR